A window of Paenibacillus phoenicis genomic DNA:
GCATGGTGCTGCAGGACAATTTCCTTTTTAGCGGCAGCGTGCGCGACAACATTTTGTTCGGCCGGCCGGACGCCACCGAGGCGGAGGTGATCGAGGCGGCCCGCGCGGCGAACGCGCATGATTTCATCATGCAGCTGCCGCAGGGCTACGACACCGAGGTCGGGGAGCGCGGCGTCAAGCTGTCCGGCGGGCAGAAGCAGCGGATTGCCATCGCCCGCGTCTTCTTGAAAGACCCGCCGATCCTCGTGCTCGATGAGGCGACATCCGCGCTTGACCTGGAGTCGGAGCACCTGATCCAGCAGTCGCTGCAGCAGCTCTCGCGCGCCCGCACGACGCTGATCGTGGCGCACCGGCTGTCGACGATCACCCACGCCGACCAGATCATCGTGCTGAAGAACGGCGAAATCGTCGAGCGCGGCACGCACGACGAGCTGATGGCGATCCCGGACGGCGTGTACGCGCAGCTGTACAACATCCAGCACCTCAGCCCGGCGGAGAGCGTGGAGCTGGGGTGAGAAGTTTACCCTTCCTCGCCACAGATAAGGCCATAAAAGGGCGTTATTTCGCCCTTTTGTGGCTGAACGGGCGAAATAAGGGTAATAAGTTCCGCTATTGCTGGGAGTGGGCACATTTGAGCCGGGTTTCAGCAAGTTTCTGAGCGGAATAAGGACATTTTTTACCGCTATTTGCTTGGATTTAGCTCATTTGGGCGAAATAAGGGTAAAAAGTTCCGTTATTGTTTGGAGTGCGTACCTATGACACTAGGTCGACGGATCATGTTGTAAAGTAACTTTAAATCTCCCTATGAAAGTGAAAGGAAGTCTCTCGTAAATGTGGTTTATACTCGCTTTGTTGTCCGCTATTTTTGCGGCGCTTACGTCAATTTTGGCGAAGGTTGGTATTGAGGGGGTTAACTCCAATCTGGCGACAGCGATTCGCACGGTTGTGGTGGTCATTATGGCATGGGGGATGGTGTATCTCACCCACGCCCAGAGCGGACTGTTCGAGATCAGCCGAAAAAGCTGGATTTTCCTGATCCTGTCCGGCTTGGCTACCGGTGCATCCTGGCTCTGTTATTTCAAGGCCCTTCAGTTGGGGCATACCTCCAAAGTGGTGGCAATCGATAAATTAAGCATCGTGATCACGCTGGTTCTGGCACTTATTTTTTTGCATGAGGAATTTACATACAAGTCGCTGATTGGTTCCATTTTGATCACGATTGGTACGCTGGTTATGGTTTTGTAAGAGGGGAGTCATCAGTACCGTAATGTACTTGCCAATAATGTTACGAAGGCATTTATTACTGCTGATATATATGTAAATTGGACCAATGGAAGATTAATTAACTCACTCACTTACATATGGGGACATTTTGGGGAATCGCGGTCAAAAAGTGATCAAATCACTCTAATTAGGATGTTTTTTTCTGCTATGATAGAACTAACGGAGGAGTTTTGGCAGGATGCCGATCTGTTGACCTTCGAAAAGGTTCGTGTAGAGCTCCGGGATCTGATCAAGTATACCGTTGATGAAGGTGGAAAGCGTAACCCGATCGATACGAATCTGGCGGACGAGGTATTGATGGTCCAGGAAGGGAAGGCGATGTACGCGGCATACGATTTTGAGGATTACAAGCTCAAGGTTAACCGTTATATCGAGCTGAACCGCGATAATGTAGCGATTTATAAGTTACGGAATAATATCCCGCTGACTGCGCTGGACTACGAGAGCCTGGAGAAAGTATTCACCGGGGAGCTGGGGACCGTCGACGATTATAAACGGGAATTCAAGGACACACCGTTTGGGTTGCTGGTGCGAAAAGTTGCCAAATTGGAAGTAGAGGCAGCCAATCGGGCGTTTTCCGAGTTTATTAATGACCAATCCTTGACGCAAGCACAAATCGTGTTCGTGAAAAAGGTGATCGATTATATCGTGCAGAACGGTTATATCGATAACGTAGCCGAACTGACCAAACCGCCGTTTGATAAGCCGCAGAGCTTTATCAAGCTGTTTGATGGAAGTAAGTAAAAGAAGCTTGTGGATGTAGTGAATCAGATCAAGGAGAATGCGGTGCAGATCGTTTCGGGAGATTAAGGGAGGATTTCGCGCTCGCTGCCGGAGCACGTAACGGAACTGAAAGACCTTATTTTAGTCCCAAGAGGTCTATTCCCGTTCTAACGGAACGTACGGACGTTATTTGCACCAAAGCGCCTCAATTGATACCCAACATGCGCTAATAACGCCTTCTGGTTCCGTTAGGATGGGAAATCGCGGGGAAATGGCGGAATAAGGTCATCTGGTTCCGTTAGAGCGCCGCGGACCGACGGAGCGACGAACCAACGGACTCGCGGA
This region includes:
- a CDS encoding EamA family transporter translates to MWFILALLSAIFAALTSILAKVGIEGVNSNLATAIRTVVVVIMAWGMVYLTHAQSGLFEISRKSWIFLILSGLATGASWLCYFKALQLGHTSKVVAIDKLSIVITLVLALIFLHEEFTYKSLIGSILITIGTLVMVL
- a CDS encoding type I restriction-modification enzyme R subunit C-terminal domain-containing protein, with product MIELTEEFWQDADLLTFEKVRVELRDLIKYTVDEGGKRNPIDTNLADEVLMVQEGKAMYAAYDFEDYKLKVNRYIELNRDNVAIYKLRNNIPLTALDYESLEKVFTGELGTVDDYKREFKDTPFGLLVRKVAKLEVEAANRAFSEFINDQSLTQAQIVFVKKVIDYIVQNGYIDNVAELTKPPFDKPQSFIKLFDGSK